The genomic DNA TCCAGCAAGTAGCCGAGCAGCGTGCGCGTGTCGCGTGGATCGATCAGCCCGTCATCCCACAGGTTGGCGCTGCCGTAAAGCGCGGTGGATTGGCTGTCGAGTTTCTGCGCGGTGACCTGTTCGAGCATGTCGAGCATTTTCGGATCGGGCACGAGGCCGTCCTTGAGTTGCTTGGCCTCGGTGACAATGCGCAGCACTTTGCCGGCCTGCGCGCCCCCCATCACTGCGGTCCGGCTGTTGGGCCAGGCAAAGATAAAGCGTGGATCGAGGCCACGTCCGCACATCGCATAGTTACCGGCGCCGTAGGAACCGCCGACGACCATCGTCAGTTTAGGCACCCGCGCATTGGCCACTGCTTGAATCAGTTTCGAACCGTGTTTGATCACACCTTGCTGTTCGGACTCGGTGCCGACCATGAATCCCGTGGTGTTGTGGAAAAACAGCAGCGGCGTCTGGCTTTGATCGCACAGCTGGATGAACTGCGCGGCCTTGCTCGCACCGTTCGGTGTGATCGGGCCGTTGTTGCCGATAAAGCCGCAGGCACGGCCCTGAATCTTCAGTTGGCCGCAGATGGTTTGCTGATCGAACTCGCCTTTGAATTCGAGGAAATCCGATTCATCGGCGATGCGCGCGATGATTTCGCGCACGTCGTAGGGCTTTTTCGGATCGTCCGGGATCAGGCCCAGCAGTTCGTCGATAGGGTAGAGCGGCTCTTTGTATTGCGGCTCCGGCAGCCATGGCAGTTGTTCATTCCACGGCAGCATGCGCAGGATTTCGCGAACCTGACGCACACCGTCGGCATCGTTCTCGGCCAGGTATTCGGCAGTGCCGGCGACCTGCGCGTGCATCTCGGCGCCGCCCAGTTCTTCGTCGCTGGCCACTTCGCCGGTCGCCGCTTTGAGCAGCGGAGGGCCAGCGAGAAACAGCTTGGCTTTGCCGCGCACCACCACCACGTAATCCGACAGCCCCGGTTGATAAGCGCCGCCCGCCGTGGCCGAGCCGTGAACCACGGTGATCTGCGGCAAACCCATCGCCGACATGCGTGCCTGATTGGCAAAGCTGCGCGCGCCTTCGACGAAAATTTCCGCCGCGTAATTGAGATTGGCACCACCGCTTTCGGCGAGGGTGACTACCGGCAGTTTGTTTTCCTGGGCGATCTGCTGCAGGCGCAGGGATTTTTTCAGGCCGCTGGGCGAGATAGTGCCGCCCTTGATTGCACTGTTATTGGCGACGACCATGGCACGCACGCCGGACACGTAACCGATACCGGCAATCAAGCCGCCGCCGGCCGCACTGCCGTCCTTGTCATCGTGAAGCTTGTAACCGGCGAGGCTGGCCAGCTCGAGGAAGGGCGCGCCGGGATCGAGCAGCAGATTCAGGCGTTCGCGGGGCAGCAATTGCCCGCGCTTGTCGAATTTCGCCTTGGCTTCGGCGGCCTTGTTCAGCAAGTTCTGTTCGAGTTGTTGCACTTGCTCGATGGCCGTGAGCATCGCCGCGCGATTGCGGGCGAAGGCTTCGCTGTGCGGATCGAGTTGGGACTGGATCTGCGCCATGGCTTACTCCTTGTCCTTCAATACGTCGGGACGAAGCACTTCGGGTAAGTACGCCCGATGGAAACCGTTGAACGACTCGCTGGGCGTCGCCTTATGCAGCGGCCACGCACGGCTGCCGAGGCTGGCCGCGCCGTCGATTTTCAAGGTGCTGCCACTGATGAATGCCGCCGCGGGGCTGAGCAGAAACACAATCGCCGCACTGACTTCCGATTCGGTGCCGATACGCTTGAGCGGCACATGCTCGCGCAGGGTCGGAATCACCGCTTTGAACGCGCCGTCGTAAGTGTCCATGCCGCTGGACGCAATCCAGCCCGGCGCCACCGCGTTGACCCGCACCCCGGCGTAACCCCACTCGAACGCGGCGGTTTTGGTGAGGTTGTCCATGCCCGATCGTGCAGCGCCCGAGTGACCCATGCCGGGCATGCCGCCCCACATGTCGGCGAGCATGTTGACGATGTTGCCGCCGTGCTTGCTCATCGACTGGTTGAACACTTCCCGCGCCATCAGAAAGCCGCCGACCAGATTGGTGCGCAGCACGGTTTCGAAACCTTTCTGATTGATCGAGGCCAGCGGCGACGGGTACTGGCCACCGGCATTGTTGACCAGTCCGTGGATCGGCCCGTGTTCTGTGATCAACTCGGTGATCAGCAGTTTGACGGCTTCTTCATCGCGGATATCGCACGCTTTCCAGTGCGCGCGACCACCGTCCTCGGCGATCTCGGCGGCCACTGTTTGCAGCTTCTCCGGCTTGCGCCCGACCAGCAGTACATTGGCGCCGAGGGCGGCGAGTTCATGCGCGGTGCAGCGCCCGATACCGCTGCCACCACCCGTGACGATGATGGTTTGGCCGCTGAACAGATCGGCTTTGAAAATCGACGCGTAAGCCATGTAAACAGTCCTCTAGTCGAGCTGGTCGGCGATGCTCTGCGGCACCGGGATCTGGATTTCCAACAGTTGCTGGGCGAAGGCTTTGCCTTGCGGGTCGATGCGTAGACTGGCCACGCCGCCGCCGCCGAGGGCGTTTTCCAGGAGAAAATTCAAACTGTGGGTGCCGGGTAGATACCAGCGTTCGACCCGGCCATGAATCGGATCAAGGACGTGGCTCATCCAGTCAACGATCACTGCCGGTGTCAGCGCTTCGGCGATCCACGGCAGGTATTCGGGCTGGCGGGGGAGGACGCCGATATTGCTGTGGTTGCCCTTGTCCCCGGAACGCGCCACGGCCAGTTTGACCAACGGTACGCTGGCGTCCGCGCCGCCCTGGGGTTTGGGTGGGTGATGGGGCAGGGGCAAATCCCGGGTGTCGAGTTCGGTCGGCGAGGGCAGGGTGAACGGATGTTTTTCACCGGCCAGTTCGATGTGCAGGTCGCAGCGACTTTTATCGATCAGAAACGAGAACAGGCGGATCAGCGGATACACCGTCGGTCGCCCGCCGACGATGCCGGTCAGTCCCGGCGCCATACCGGTGGCGGCTTGGGCGATTTCTCGAGAGAAAAGAATCAGCGCCTGTTTGTTCGGATGCCGCACGGCGAGTTTGATCACCACTTCGCGGCTGTCACGACGCTGGCCGTGGGGGCCATAGGTAGCTTCGCTGCCGAGCAGTTCAATGTTGGTTTCGCTATAAGGCCCAAAGCCTCGTTGACTGAACATCTCGGCGGTCTTGTCGAGGATCGCCTGGCTGACGCGCTGTGCTTTTTCCACCGCGTCGATGCCGGCGATCAGGCAACTGGCGGTGCAGCGAAAGCCGTCCGGATAGGTGGCGCTGACCTTGTATTTGTCGCTGGGAGGCAGGCCTTTGGCGCCGTGCACATGCACCGCGTTCTTGCCTTGTTGCTGAAGTCTGACCTGACTGAAATCGCAGACCACATCGGGCAACAGATAGGCCTGAGGATCGCCGATCTCGTAAAGCATCTGCTCGCCGACGGTCAGCGGTGTGACCAGGCCGCCGGAGCCTTCGGGTTTGCTGACGATGAATTGGCTGTCGGCGCTGACTTCAACGATCGGAAAACCGATGTGTTCGTAGTCCGGCACGTCGCGCCAGTCAGTAAAATTGCCCCCCGTGCATTGTGCGCCGCATTCGATGATGTGCCCGGCCAGGGCGGCCTGGGCCAGTTTGTCGTAGTCATGCCACGACCAGCCGAATTCATGCACCAGCGCGGCGCTGACCACGGCGCTGTCGACGACTCGACCGGTGATGACGATATCGGCGCCCAGTCGTAGCGCCTCGACGATGCCCGGTGCGCCGAGGTAGGCGTTGGTCGACACGCACATCGGCGGCAGTGGCGCGCCAGTGAACATTTCGCTGATGCCGGTGAGTTGTCTGAATTGCGCTTGCAGGTCATCGCCGAGCAGCACGGCGATCTTGAGTGCTACACCCGCCTTGTCGCACGCCGCTTGCAGGGCGGCGGCGCACGCCTGCGGATTGACTCCGCCGGCGTTGCTGATGACGCGGATGTTCTGCTCGGCCAGTTGCGGCAGCAGCGGGGTGAGCACTTCGACGAAGTCGCTGGCGAACCCGGCCAGCGGGTCTTTCATGCGTGCGCCGGCCATGATCGACATCGTGATCTCGGCCAGGTAATCGAATACCAGATAATCCAGGCGCCCGCCGGCCACGAGCTGTGCGGCGGCGGTCGACGTGTCACCCCAGAAAGCACTGGCGCATCCGATGCGGACGGTTTTGGGCATGTTTATCTCCGACTCAGGAACCTGCGACAGAAGTGTCTGGAGGCTACCAAGCAAGCGCTTGGTTTGTAAACAGCTGAAGTATCTTCTGCCCAAGCGCTTGCTTGGTCGCCGCCGGCGGCTTAAATTGCGCGCAACCCTGCGGTTTCAGGGGGCAACAGACTGATCGACTGTAGGAGAGAACGGGTGGACGAGCAAAAAGCCCTGAGGGTCATGCGCGAATTGGTCGACGAAGGCCAGTTGACCGACCCGGACAGCGCCCGTGGCAAATTGCTGCAAGTGGCGGCTCACCTGTTCCGCAACAAAGGGTATGAACGTACGACGGTGCGCGATTTGGCCGGCGCAGTGGGGATTCAGTCGGGGAGTATTTTCCACCACTTCAAAAGCAAAGACGAAATTCTGCGCGCAGTGATGGAAGAAACCATCCGCTATAACACCGCACTGATGCGTGCGGCACTGGCTGAGGCCGGCAATGTGCGCGAGCGCGTGTTGGCGCTGATACGCTGCGAATTGCAGTCGATCATGGGCGGCAGCGGCGAAGCGATGGCGGTATTGGTTTATGAATGGCGCTCGTTGTCAGAGGAGGGCCAGGCCAGAGTCCTCGCTTTGCGCGATGTCTACGAAGATATCTGGCTGCAGGTGCTCGGTGAGGCCAAGGACGCGGGGTTTATCCGTGGCGACGTATTTGTTACCCGACGTTTCCTCACAGGGGCTTTGTCCTGGACCACCACCTGGTTCCGTGCTGGCGGCAGTTTGAGTCTTGATCAGTTGGCCGATGAAGCGCTGATACTGGTTCTGGAAGAGCGTTAGCGCTTTCTATCGGTTCGGGAAACTGGCTAACTGGGCGAAACCGCCTAGCTTGAATGCATTGATCGGTATTTTTTCGGGGAGTGGGGTGTTTTGAAGTCTTCGCCAATTCGGACGGCCGCGGTGTTTTTGCTCGCAGCGCTGGCGGCATCATCGGTGTTGTCTGTCCAGGCAGCGCAACTGGTTCGGGTCGGCGCTGCGCATTTTCCGCCTTACACCGTTCGCCCTGAAAACGGCGCCGACACGGGGCTGTTACCTCAATTGGTCGAGGCGTTGAATCGCCTGCAACACGACTACCAGTTCGTGCTGGTGCCGACCTCGATTCCGCGACGTTTCGGTGATTTCAAGCAGGGCCGGATCGACATGGCGATCTTCGAGAACCCTGATTGGGGCTGGAAAGAGATTCCCCACACCGACGTCGATATGGGGCTTGAGGACGCTGAAATCTTCGTTGCTCAACGCGAAAGCGGTCGCCAGCAAAGCTACTTTGCCGATCTCAACGGCAAACGTCTGGCGCTGTTCAGTGGTTACCACTACGAATTTTCCAACTTCAACGCCGATCCCAAGTTACTCGCGCAAAACTTTAACGCCACCCTGACCTACTCCCACGACAGCAACCTGTTGATGGTGCTGCGCGGGCGCGCGGATATCGCACTGGTGACCCGTTCATATCTGAGTGATTACCTGCTGCGCAATGAGAAGGTGCGTGACGAGTTGCTGGTGTCGCAACGCATCGATCAGGTCTATCACCACTATGCGATTCTGCGTCCGACCGCGCCGATCACTGGGGAGGAGTTCGGCAAGCTGCTGCAGGGGCTGCGCGATAACGGCGAGATGCTGAAGATTTTCGAGCCCTACAGGATCGCCGTGGTGCCGGTGCCTCGTCGTTGAGGCACTGATTTGTGCGCAACGCCTAAATTTCTCTTTCCGGATCACGTCCCATCGTTGAACTGTCGACGATTACCGTGAGCCCGACCCATGTCCAATCTGAATGAGCTGACTGCCCTGGCCTTGCCTTCGGGCAGTCAGTTGCTAGCCGATGTCACCGAAAGCCGTCTGAGCCTGAGCCTGGACGGGCAGCCGCTGATCCGGCTGCGCCTTGATCGTGAGGCCAAAGGGCCGATCCACATCGATGAACGTTTTGCGTTGCCGCCAGGTCAGGCACTGTGGGCGGCGTGTTACTGGTTGTTCGCTCGCGATCCTGCGTGTCAGCAATTGACTTGGCTACTGGATCAGCCGCCGACCGAAGCTTTGCTCAGCGGATTGTTGGTGAGCACTGAAGTGGCGGGGGAATATCGCTGTGAGCGTTCGCTGTTCTGGCAATTGCCGCAACCGTGGCTCGGCACTTCTCTGACCGGCAGCTATCCGCAGCAAATGGTCATCAGCCAGGGTAAGCGTCATCCGTTGCGTCCGGTCAAACCGCGCGGTGAAGTCTATCGGCGTTTCGATGCGCGACTCGGTGCGTGGATTTCCCTGCGCACGGTCGAGATCGAGGAAGACCTGCCGCGCTTCAACCGCTGGCAGAACAGCCCGCGCGTTGCCAGTTTCTGGCAGGAAGAAGGCACGATCGAAAAGCATCGTGAATACCTCAGCAAACTCGACGCCGATCCGCACACGCTCACCCTGATCGGCTGTTTCGACGATCAGCCGTTTGCTTATTTCGAAGCCTATTGGGCCAAGGAAGACCGCATTGCGCCGTTCTACGATGCCGACAATTACGACCGTGGCATTCATATGCTGGTGGGGGAAGAAGATCACCGCGGCCCGCATAAAGTGGCGAGCTGGCTGTCGGCGCTGGTGCATTACCTGTTTCTGGATGATCCACGTACCCAGCGCGTGGTCGCCGAGCCGCGTGCCGACAACGCGAAGATGATCGGCCACATGCAAAACCAGTGCTTCCACTGCGAGAAAGAGTTCGACTTCCCGCACAAGCGCGCGGCGCTGATGATGCTGGGGCGTGAGCGGTTTTTTGATCGGTGCAAACTGGCTTGATGATGGGGCCTCAGGATCTCGGTGATCCTGAGGTCGCCTTCGCGAGCAGGCTCGCTCCCACATTTAACCGTGTTCTTTCAGGAGAAATGCAGTCGAATGTGGGAGCGAGCCTGCTCGCGAATGAGGGCGTCAACACTTCTCTGATTATCGACGACCCACCGCCACCGCATCCCGACGACTGCCCGACACCTTGCGGCAGTGCACCAGCGCATCGCGAATCATGAAGTTGACCAAAGTCGGCGAAACGCCGAGTTCCTTGGCGATGTCCTTTTGCGGCACGCCATGCAGACGGTACATCTCGAATGCATAGCGAGTGCGACTCGGTAGCTCGGTCAGCGCATCGGCGATGTGTTCCAGGGTCGAGAAGTTGATGTGCGAGGTTTCCGGCGAAGCACCTTGAATAACCACGTTCAGCCCTTCCTCTTCAGGGCCGGAATATTTCTGCTCCAGCGCCTGTTTGCGGTAGTGATCGATGGCGAGGTTGCGCACGATCTGGAACAGATAACTCAGTTGGGCTTTGATCGACGATGTAATGGGTGGCGCCGACTGCAGTCGGAAAAACGCATCCTGTACCACATCTTCGGCGCGCGACCGGCAGCCGGTAATACGCGCTGCGATTTTGACCAGAATCAGTCGATTGTCGACGAATGCCTGAAGTAGCGGTGAATCGCACCTGCTTGTGGATACTTGTTCCGTCATGGAAATCACCTTGCTGCCAATTGGTTCGTGGGGCGCCTGGGGGAGGGGGCGTCCTACACATCGAGCGACAAATTATGTTGAATGATAATGATTGTCAAATGAGAAAGAGAAGTAATGCTCTGGTTCGGTGCAATCTGAGAACTGCGACACGCCGCCGCAGCCCGGCCCTATTGGTGATCCGCCTTGGCGACTAATTATTTCCAGACGTCATCCGTTCTCATTGGTGAACGGTTCCGGGTAACGAGCCCCGGCCAGACAGCATTCCCATGCCTTGCGCGGTCGGCGTAGACCGCGCCCTGCATGCCCTTGAGGGGCGTGACGCAGCAACCCGATTCCACTAGCAAGCCGAATTCAGGCAGGAAACCTCATGACCGACGCGTTCGAACTTCCCAGCACCCTGGTCCAAGCCCTTCAGCGCCGCGCGGCCCTGACGCCGGATCGGCTGGCCCTGCGCTTTCTCGCCGAAAGCGAAGAGCAAACGGTGGTGCTCAGTTATCGCGAACTCGATCAGCGCGCCCGCACGATTGCTGCCGCCCTGCAAGCCGAGGCTGAATTCGGTGATCGCGCCGTGCTGCTGTTCCCCAGCGGCCCGGACTACGTCGCGGCGTTCTTTGGTTGCCTGTACGCCGGGGTCATCGCGGTACCGGCCTATCCGCCGGAATCGGCCCGCCGTCATCACCAGGAGCGCCTGCTGTCGATCATTGCTGACGCCGAACCGCGCCTGCTGCTGACCAGCGCCGACCTGCGCGACGCCTTACAGCAGATCGAAGGCGCGCCGCCGTTGCTGTGTGTCGACACTCTCGACAACGCACTCGCCGAAGGCTGGGTTGAACCGACCCTGCCGGCCGATCACATTGCCTTTTTGCAATACACTTCCGGCTCCACTGCACTGCCCAAAGGCGTGCAGGTCAGCCACGGCAATCTCGTCGCCAACGAACTGCTGATTCGTCACGGTTTCGGTATCGATGCGAACCCGGACGACGTGATCGTCAGCTGGTTGCCGCTGTACCACGACATGGGCTTGATCGGTGGTCTGCTGCAACCGATTTTCAGCGGCGTGCCGTGCATCCTGATGTCGCCGGCGTACTTCCTTGGTCGGCCACTGCGCTGGCTCGAAGCAATCAGCCAATACGGCGGCACCATCAGCGGCGGGCCGGATTTCGCCTACCGCCTGTGCAGCGAGCGAGTCAGCGAATCGGCGCTGGAGCGCCTCGACCTGAGCCGCTGGCGCGTGGCCTATTCCGGCTCCGAACCGATTCGTCTCGACACCAATGAGCGCTTCGCCGAGAAGTTCGCCGCATGTGGCTTCAGCGAAGACAGTTTCATGGCGTCCTACGGTCTGGCGGAAGCCACGTTGTTCGTTGCTGGCACGCCGCGCGGCACCGGCATTCCTGCGCTGCGCGTGGACGACCAGGCCTTGGCGCAGAACCGTGCCGAGCCCGGCGACGGCAGCCCGATCATGAGCTGCGGCATCAGCCAGCCGGAACACGCGGTGTTGATCGTCGAGCCCACCCACCTGCAAGAGCTTGCCGACAACGCCGTCGGCGAAGTCTGGGCCGCCGGGCCGAGCATTGCTCTCGGTTACTGGCGCAACCCGGAGGCCAGCGCCAAGACTTTCGTCCAGCACGCGGGGCGTACCTGGCTGCGTACCGGTGACCTCGGTTTCATGCGTGACGGCGAACTGTTCATCACCGGTCGCTTGAAAGACATGCTGATCGTGCGCGGCCACAACCTCTATCCGCAGGACATCGAGAAAACGGTCGAAAGCGAAGTGGAAGTGGTGCGCAAGGGCCGGGTCGCGGCGTTCGCGGTCACTCAGGATGGTGAAGAGGGCATCGGCATCGCTGCGGAAATCAGTCGCAGCGTGCAGAAAATCCTCCCGCCCGAAGCGCTGATCAAAGCCATTCGCCAAGCGGTGGCCGAGGCGTATCAAGAGGCACCGAGCGTGGTGGTATTGCTCAATCCGGGCGCGCTGCCGAAAACCTCCAGCGGCAAATTGCAGCGTTCGGCCTGCCGCAACCGCCTGGCCGATGGCAGCCTCGACAGCTATGCAGTGTTTCCTTCGACCCCTTGCGAAACCCCGGATGCGCCGGCAACCGCCTCGGAGCTCGAAGCCCTGATCGGCAAGATCTGGGCTGAGCAACTGAACGTCAAACAGGTCAACGCCGACGATCACTTCTTCCTGCTCGGCGGTAACTCGATCGCCGCGGCGCAAGTGATCGCTCGCGTGCGTGAAGAACTGCGTCTGGAGCTGAATCTGCGCCTGTTGTTTGAAGCGCCGACCCTGTCCGCATTCGCCGCCGCTGTGGCGCAACAGCAACAGGATGGCGGCAGCGCCCAAGGCGAAATCTGCGCGTTGTCACGCAGCGAGCCGATGCCCCAATCGCTGGCGCAGAACCGCTTGTGGATCACTTGGCAACTCGACCCGCAAAGCAGCGCCTACAACATTCCCGGCGCCCTGCGTTTGCGCGGCGAACTCGACGAAGACGCATTGCGCGCCAGCTTCCAGCAACTGATTGAGCGCCACGAATCCTTGCGCACGCGCTTCTTCGAACGTGATGGCGTGGCGTTGCAACAGGTCGACGCGACAGCAGAGTTCAACCTGCAACTGATCGACATCAGCGACCTGCCGGCCCATGAGCGCGAAGCCCGCGCCCAGCAGATCCGCGAAGACGAAGCGCGCACGCAGTTCGATCTGGAACAAGGCCCGCTGCTGTGGGTGACGCTGATCCGGCTCGATGACGAAGATCACCAACTGCTGGTGACGCTGCATCACATCATCGCCGACGGCTGGTCGCTGAACGTGTTGATCGATGAGTTCTCGCGCCTGTATGCCGCCGCTTCCCAAGGCCAGCGAGCTGAACTCGCGCCACTGCCAACCCAATACGCCGATTACGGCAGCTGGCAGCGCCAATGGCTGGCGCAAGGCGAGGGCGAGCGGCAACTGGCGTACTGGAAATCGCAGTTGGGCGATGAACATCCGACGCTGGAGCTGGCCACCGATCATCCGCGTTCCGCTCAGCAACTTCACAGCGCCGCGCGCCATAGCGTGCGTCTGAGCGTCAGCCTCAGCGAAGCGATCCGCAACACTGCACAAGCTCATGAAGCCACCCCGTTCATGCTGTTGCTCTCGGCATTCCAGAGCCTGTTGCACCGCTACAGCGGGCAGCGCGATATTCGCATCGGCGTGCCCAATGCCAACCGTCCGCGCCTGGAAACCCAAGGCCTGATCGGCTTCTTCATCAACACCCAGGTGCTGCGCGCCGAAGTCGATTCGCGCCTGTCGTTTATCGAGTTGCTGGCGCAAACCCGCCAGGCTGCACTCGGTGCTCAGGCCCATCAGGATCTGCCATTCGAACAACTGCTCG from Pseudomonas baetica includes the following:
- a CDS encoding RNA polymerase factor sigma-70, whose protein sequence is MTEQVSTSRCDSPLLQAFVDNRLILVKIAARITGCRSRAEDVVQDAFFRLQSAPPITSSIKAQLSYLFQIVRNLAIDHYRKQALEQKYSGPEEEGLNVVIQGASPETSHINFSTLEHIADALTELPSRTRYAFEMYRLHGVPQKDIAKELGVSPTLVNFMIRDALVHCRKVSGSRRDAVAVGRR
- a CDS encoding SDR family oxidoreductase: MAYASIFKADLFSGQTIIVTGGGSGIGRCTAHELAALGANVLLVGRKPEKLQTVAAEIAEDGGRAHWKACDIRDEEAVKLLITELITEHGPIHGLVNNAGGQYPSPLASINQKGFETVLRTNLVGGFLMAREVFNQSMSKHGGNIVNMLADMWGGMPGMGHSGAARSGMDNLTKTAAFEWGYAGVRVNAVAPGWIASSGMDTYDGAFKAVIPTLREHVPLKRIGTESEVSAAIVFLLSPAAAFISGSTLKIDGAASLGSRAWPLHKATPSESFNGFHRAYLPEVLRPDVLKDKE
- the atuC gene encoding geranyl-CoA carboxylase subunit beta, translated to MAQIQSQLDPHSEAFARNRAAMLTAIEQVQQLEQNLLNKAAEAKAKFDKRGQLLPRERLNLLLDPGAPFLELASLAGYKLHDDKDGSAAGGGLIAGIGYVSGVRAMVVANNSAIKGGTISPSGLKKSLRLQQIAQENKLPVVTLAESGGANLNYAAEIFVEGARSFANQARMSAMGLPQITVVHGSATAGGAYQPGLSDYVVVVRGKAKLFLAGPPLLKAATGEVASDEELGGAEMHAQVAGTAEYLAENDADGVRQVREILRMLPWNEQLPWLPEPQYKEPLYPIDELLGLIPDDPKKPYDVREIIARIADESDFLEFKGEFDQQTICGQLKIQGRACGFIGNNGPITPNGASKAAQFIQLCDQSQTPLLFFHNTTGFMVGTESEQQGVIKHGSKLIQAVANARVPKLTMVVGGSYGAGNYAMCGRGLDPRFIFAWPNSRTAVMGGAQAGKVLRIVTEAKQLKDGLVPDPKMLDMLEQVTAQKLDSQSTALYGSANLWDDGLIDPRDTRTLLGYLLDICHEADIRTLQPNSFGVSRF
- a CDS encoding substrate-binding periplasmic protein, with the translated sequence MKSSPIRTAAVFLLAALAASSVLSVQAAQLVRVGAAHFPPYTVRPENGADTGLLPQLVEALNRLQHDYQFVLVPTSIPRRFGDFKQGRIDMAIFENPDWGWKEIPHTDVDMGLEDAEIFVAQRESGRQQSYFADLNGKRLALFSGYHYEFSNFNADPKLLAQNFNATLTYSHDSNLLMVLRGRADIALVTRSYLSDYLLRNEKVRDELLVSQRIDQVYHHYAILRPTAPITGEEFGKLLQGLRDNGEMLKIFEPYRIAVVPVPRR
- a CDS encoding TetR/AcrR family transcriptional regulator, which translates into the protein MDEQKALRVMRELVDEGQLTDPDSARGKLLQVAAHLFRNKGYERTTVRDLAGAVGIQSGSIFHHFKSKDEILRAVMEETIRYNTALMRAALAEAGNVRERVLALIRCELQSIMGGSGEAMAVLVYEWRSLSEEGQARVLALRDVYEDIWLQVLGEAKDAGFIRGDVFVTRRFLTGALSWTTTWFRAGGSLSLDQLADEALILVLEER
- a CDS encoding GNAT family N-acetyltransferase — protein: MSNLNELTALALPSGSQLLADVTESRLSLSLDGQPLIRLRLDREAKGPIHIDERFALPPGQALWAACYWLFARDPACQQLTWLLDQPPTEALLSGLLVSTEVAGEYRCERSLFWQLPQPWLGTSLTGSYPQQMVISQGKRHPLRPVKPRGEVYRRFDARLGAWISLRTVEIEEDLPRFNRWQNSPRVASFWQEEGTIEKHREYLSKLDADPHTLTLIGCFDDQPFAYFEAYWAKEDRIAPFYDADNYDRGIHMLVGEEDHRGPHKVASWLSALVHYLFLDDPRTQRVVAEPRADNAKMIGHMQNQCFHCEKEFDFPHKRAALMMLGRERFFDRCKLA
- a CDS encoding acyclic terpene utilization AtuA family protein; amino-acid sequence: MPKTVRIGCASAFWGDTSTAAAQLVAGGRLDYLVFDYLAEITMSIMAGARMKDPLAGFASDFVEVLTPLLPQLAEQNIRVISNAGGVNPQACAAALQAACDKAGVALKIAVLLGDDLQAQFRQLTGISEMFTGAPLPPMCVSTNAYLGAPGIVEALRLGADIVITGRVVDSAVVSAALVHEFGWSWHDYDKLAQAALAGHIIECGAQCTGGNFTDWRDVPDYEHIGFPIVEVSADSQFIVSKPEGSGGLVTPLTVGEQMLYEIGDPQAYLLPDVVCDFSQVRLQQQGKNAVHVHGAKGLPPSDKYKVSATYPDGFRCTASCLIAGIDAVEKAQRVSQAILDKTAEMFSQRGFGPYSETNIELLGSEATYGPHGQRRDSREVVIKLAVRHPNKQALILFSREIAQAATGMAPGLTGIVGGRPTVYPLIRLFSFLIDKSRCDLHIELAGEKHPFTLPSPTELDTRDLPLPHHPPKPQGGADASVPLVKLAVARSGDKGNHSNIGVLPRQPEYLPWIAEALTPAVIVDWMSHVLDPIHGRVERWYLPGTHSLNFLLENALGGGGVASLRIDPQGKAFAQQLLEIQIPVPQSIADQLD